TCTAACTCCTTATCGTTTGACTCATATATAACTAAAGAGTCCACTGCACCCATTTCCATAGCTTTCCTTATCTCATTTATTCCGTATATTATTAAACCGTCATCCTTAGCTAAATGATATTTTAATTCCTCCAATAATTTCTGAACCTCAACATATTGTTGGTTCTTAAGCAAATCCTCAGCTCTCATGACCATTTCTCTTAATCCTACTTCACCCTGATCAGAAACATCTATTAAGGGTTGTAAGATTAGTTTTTTAATCCTATAATCTATGTAATCCTCTTTGTAGAAATCTTCCTTAGCATAACCTGGCCCTCCTAATAGTATACCTTTCATTTTACCATTTTCAACGAAAGGTAAGAAATAAGCATTAACCTTATCCCCAACCTCCTTCAAGAAGTTATGATACATTTCCTCAATTATCCTCTCTATTCTTCTCTGAGATTGCCCTCCCATCATATGTTTTCCCGGCACGAAACCCTCTAGCTCTTCCAATACCTCTATTCTAGTTCCCTTAAGTAAACCTATTGTAGCCTCATCCCTTTCAACTATTATTAGCCCATAAACGGCAGTATCCTCTATCATATCCTCTAAAAACTCGGTATGAAATTCCTTATCAGTCCTATAGAAAAATAACGGAACCTTTTCTGGGGGAGAAAACATAAAGCATTTAAAATCTTCTGTATCAAAATTCTCTCCACAAAATAGAACTAAACCATTTCCCTCAACCTTAGGTATTTTACTTAACCTATCTATAGCTGCTCCAATAGCAGAGAGAACAGCATCCCTCGTTCTTTTAAGCTTTATATTCTGGGCAATACTATATTCTTGTCTTAACAAATTAACTACATCTGGAACTGGTCTACCTGGGGGTATATATAAAGATAATAGAACAGTAGCCGGTGCCTTCCATTTCTTTAATTCTTTAAGTAAAGCCTTTAACTCTTGCTTATTTAAAACATACTCATCAAAGACTCATCCCTAATCTTCATAACTTCTCTATTTAACTTTTAAAAATCTATCTATCATCAAATTAGTACATTAAAATTTTGCTCAACCTGCGAAATATAATGTGCTCTCATTTATTGTTACACTCTGAATACACCCCCATTTACTGTTATAGTTTGAGTGTAAACTCCCGCACCGCTATTATTAGACCCTCCTCCACCTATAAGTAAAGCTAAAGAATTAAGTGAAAAAAGGGATAATAAGATGATAAGGAGTAATAGTCCCCACTTCATTAAGTGAGAAAAAATTATGTGAGTTTATAAAGGGCTGTCTGGAAAAGCCTCTTTACCCCATTTCTAAGTTCCGGTGAGAAGTAAAAGGTTAATACAATTGCGATAATACCCGAGATTAAAAATAATTCTGGGGCAAAAGTGTTTGGGGTCGAATGAGGATGGGAAGGGGGTGTGCAAAGAGGAGTAAGCATTACCGTATAAGAAGTATTCGTTATCATACAAGAAAAGTGTTTAGAAAGAATAAAAAAAGTCTTTCCTTATAACCCATAAGACACTGTATTGCTTTGGGTATAGAAAAACTGGTATAGGTAATCCCATCCTGCCCCATTCGCCCAACCGTTAGATATACTTGCGTAAGCAAGATTATCGTTTGACGATTGGTCTAGATTGAATACACCCGCCCATATCGAAGTACCCGGTGCCGGGTTTCCGGGGCCGTAATATCCATTTCCATTTGATGTATAGCCGAAACTGAAGTATATCATTCCACCAGATATAAATGGCAATTCGTAACGAATATTAGTATTTGCATTGATAGGGGCTTCTACAATAGTCAAAGCAGAATATGGTGCATTTGACCATGGCCATTCAACATAAAAGACAGTATGCCAATTTGTTCCATTTTTATAGATTACGTTAAATCCAACTTCTACGGTACCACCAGACTCATAATATAAGTTAACGCCCAATTGTGAAATTTGTCCTGCAGGGACATTGTTTATATTAATATAAAATAAATTCCCATTTTCGAAACCCACAGCAAAGTATTGTATCTGTATTTCATTATTCGAATTTATTAGTATAGTATACCCTGCCTGCAGAAAATTAGTTCCGATTTTTGTTGCCGCATTTGGCCCGACTCCATAAGGACTAAACGCTATCCATATCGACACTGCGTTAGGGTTTGTGTATCCCGCATATCGAAGTGATAAATTCGAATAAGTGATAAACTCAAGTGCTGAAATTATCGGATTATATCCAGTTCCGAATATGGTTGAGTATGTGTCACTATACGCCACGCCGGCCCATGCATAACTATTATATGTAAATGAAATTTGTTGTGCACCTAGCTGACTTGCAGATATGGCACTGGTAGGCATAGCCAATATTAATAACGCTAGGGATAGGGTTAGTAGGGCTAGAAGGGACTTCCTCATTTGGCATAGAGGAAAAATAGAACTTTATAAAGGGCTTAAATTATACGTGTCTAAGATTACTACGATTAATGTTACTATTGTGAAAGGTAATAGTATTGCTAGTTTGTTTAAATTAAGTTTATCGAATATCTTTGTAATCCAGTAGATTGTGGCGAAGAGTATTAACTTTAAACCTATTGCCGTCTCTAGCATTAAAATTGGCGATTGAATATTGAGTAAATTAATTACGGGATTCAGCTCAACAACTTCATAATGCCACGCGATGAAGGATATTAAAACATCATAAATATTGCCTAAAATGAAGATAAGCCAAAGAACCTTTAGCCTATCCATCAACATCACCTAACTCACGCAGATATTATGCTTTTTGCAAACATGATCTAATGCCGAATCAGTGTTTACAAACTCTTTCTTGCACACTGGACAAACCTTTGTGTGTTCCGTGTAACGGATGTGTTGTTTCAGACTAACTGAAGAGCTGAAGGGCATTAGACAGAGGGGACAGACGTAAGGATTTATAGTCCCCACTTCATTAAGCGATAAAAAATTATGTGACTTTATAAAGGGCCTTAATCTACTAACTTCCACAGAAAGTGTATTACTGCCTTACGGAATTTGGGGCTAAAATACATTGAAATCCCTAAAGAGGCTAAGAAGATTGCTAAGGCAATTTCTGGAGCATATTGAACATACCATGGGGGGAAGGTGGGCATGCATAGATACTTGTTATTGCCGGAACTCCTATACTACTGTTATAAACGTGACACATGGGTATGCTAAAAAAGAAATTAACTTATAAAAAATTATGCATAATAATTCGTTGGGAATAGTAGGGTTTCTTTATATGCTAGTTGTACAATTCCGGTAATTTGTGCACTACTACTTGATGTATAAGCGTTTGCTGAATAGGAGTTCCTATTACTTAACCAATGAAATCCATAATATTGATTAGTGGTTTTTGTAATTGCAGTAAGTATTGTGGAACTTAAGTTATAACTATACGTAAAGACTTCTGCAGAAGTGGATGGAGTTCCAATCGCATTAAATTGTATATTACTAAACGTTTCATTAGGCACTGGATAGAAAAATACGTAGTATGTTTTAGTTAATTGCACATTTAAAGGAATCTCGCCTATTATTAGTGCACTATAAGGCTCAAAAACGTATTGTGAATCTATCACAGACTGTGAAAATCCGTTATTAGGATCGTAGAACTGTGCAGTGATTTGTACATTACTATAAGATAATGATATCTGTATCATAGTACCTGCAAATTTGCTAAGAGGAAATATTTTGTTATAGAATGTTGTACCAAGTCCGCTTTGTACAAAACATACTGCAAGATTAAGATATTGCCCGCTTGTATTTGCAATTAGAACAATAGCTGCTTGTACAAAATAGTTACCAGAATAATTATTTGCGGGATATGGTGAGAGAGCTACCCATATCGCATACTCATCGACATTACCACCAATGAGACTTGTATTAAAGTATGAGGGAAGACTTGACGGGATAGGAATATTTATTTGGGCATATGTAACTGGTTGTGCCTGATTGTTATTTTCAAAACCAAAAGCATAGCCTTGAAAATTTAATGTAGTAGTAGAGCCTACGCTATTTATCGGTATCGGTGATGATGGCGGTAATATTACTCTTGCACCTACTGGTAATGCTATTAGCAAAAAAGAGATCATTACGTTTACCCTTTAGATGAAGTCGTTAAAGGATATATGCGGGGGACGGGATTTGAACCCGTGCAGGCCTTCGCCAGCGGAGCCTCAGTCCGCCCCCTTTGCCCTGGCTCGGGCACCCCCGCACTATTCATAACTTTATAGCAATAAAGTATAAAGTTTTACGGATCTTATATTGTGATGTTAAAAAGATAAGAGTTTAACATAATATATTTAAGGTTTAGACGTAGTTTCTATAAAAGATAAATCAAAAATTAAGATTTTAATATTATTCTCTTTATATTTTGAATAAGATACTGAGATTTCATTTAATATTATGATAATATTATATTACTAAATATTAGGAAATTAAATATGGGCATACTCATTAAACACATTTTTATTAAGATATTAATGATATAAGTACAAATATATTTTATATATTTAATAATCAATTTTTAGTAAAATTACTAAAATA
The genomic region above belongs to Saccharolobus caldissimus and contains:
- a CDS encoding C2H2-type zinc finger protein translates to MGTINPYVCPLCLMPFSSSVSLKQHIRYTEHTKVCPVCKKEFVNTDSALDHVCKKHNICVS